The uncultured Methanomethylovorans sp. genome contains a region encoding:
- a CDS encoding ATPase domain-containing protein: MDIVSTGIEGLDEILGGGVLSPSTTFIVGTPGTGRTTLGMQSLCAAAKKGEKVLYVAVSTKPETLMKQIISRFSFFEENINIRTFNVSSVERDPLTMLVELGNIVNLLKPKRILIDSVTPLGFGFPEAERRRFMYSLNSAINEWNAIVYFTGTLELDNVKSNVVSDIVDNIIYLSQNFGTHITKRYIRLMKVSGMPSIQGKHTFEITTDGISVYPKDIVPANYSVHPSNERRSIGIPLLDEMMGGGMIKGTANLLAGSTGTGKTVIGLHFIVEGAKKGEKGVILSLEEIPEQLYLRASNFGWDLKEMEKKGTIKIIHTLPALLDPNKQMIQIRRSIQEIGAQRVFVDTLEGFDYAIVNPVERKEYISSLIRMFQNHEITSLFTCLCPESTECSKNPDTQISTIVDTIITLKQDLTSDNLQKSLSIIKMRGSNHVKSHAFYDIGSNGFAIKDLNS; the protein is encoded by the coding sequence TTGGATATCGTATCTACTGGAATAGAGGGCTTGGACGAGATCCTCGGCGGGGGAGTTCTTAGTCCCTCGACTACATTCATTGTAGGAACACCCGGAACAGGAAGGACTACTCTTGGAATGCAGAGCTTATGTGCTGCAGCAAAAAAGGGAGAAAAAGTGCTGTATGTAGCTGTATCAACTAAACCAGAAACATTAATGAAACAAATCATTTCAAGGTTCAGTTTTTTTGAAGAGAATATAAACATTCGTACCTTTAATGTCAGTAGTGTGGAAAGAGATCCGCTCACCATGCTTGTAGAACTTGGAAACATTGTTAATTTACTTAAGCCTAAAAGGATATTAATAGACTCTGTAACACCCTTAGGATTTGGTTTCCCAGAAGCAGAAAGACGTAGATTTATGTATTCACTTAATTCCGCAATCAATGAGTGGAATGCGATAGTCTATTTTACCGGAACTTTGGAACTGGACAACGTAAAAAGCAATGTAGTCAGTGACATAGTAGACAATATAATATATCTTTCCCAAAACTTTGGCACACACATCACCAAGCGATACATAAGATTAATGAAAGTAAGTGGAATGCCATCCATTCAGGGCAAGCATACATTTGAGATCACAACTGATGGCATATCCGTTTATCCAAAAGATATTGTACCAGCCAACTATTCTGTGCATCCATCTAATGAGCGGAGATCTATAGGCATACCCCTGCTTGATGAAATGATGGGAGGCGGAATGATAAAAGGAACTGCAAATCTTTTAGCAGGATCTACCGGTACTGGCAAAACTGTTATTGGGCTTCACTTCATTGTGGAAGGAGCAAAGAAAGGAGAAAAAGGAGTTATTCTTAGCTTAGAGGAAATTCCAGAGCAACTATATCTGCGTGCCTCTAATTTTGGGTGGGACTTAAAAGAAATGGAAAAAAAAGGAACAATAAAGATCATCCATACATTACCGGCTTTATTAGACCCAAACAAGCAAATGATTCAAATTAGAAGATCAATCCAGGAAATAGGAGCACAGAGAGTATTTGTAGATACATTAGAGGGGTTTGATTATGCTATAGTTAACCCTGTCGAGAGAAAAGAGTACATATCCAGCCTGATAAGGATGTTCCAGAACCACGAAATTACATCTCTTTTTACTTGCCTTTGCCCGGAAAGCACAGAATGTTCAAAGAATCCTGATACACAAATATCAACAATTGTAGATACTATCATAACTTTAAAACAAGACCTTACATCCGATAATTTACAAAAATCCTTATCTATAATCAAGATGAGAGGTAGTAATCACGTAAAGTCTCATGCTTTTTATGATATTGGCTCAAATGGTTTTGCAATAAAAGACCTTAACAGCTAA
- a CDS encoding 2-amino-3,7-dideoxy-D-threo-hept-6-ulosonate synthase, protein MSEIGKSIRIERIMDRISRNMVIIPMDHGISDGPIKGLTNIADSINKVADGGANAVLMQKGMIKHGHRGYGHDVGLIVHMSASTALGPDPNNKVQVCSVEEVMKMGADAVSIHVNVGSETEADQLQKLGKVAEDCNNWGIPLLAMMYPRGKKVTNPHDPVMVAHAARVGAELGADVVKTVYTGDVDSFRDVVKGCPVPVVIAGGPKTETDEQFLEMIKGAIEAGGRGVAIGRNVFQHENPTKITRAITEIVHKNHTVEEALELLK, encoded by the coding sequence ATGTCAGAAATAGGAAAGAGCATACGTATTGAGAGAATAATGGACAGGATCAGCAGAAACATGGTAATCATACCTATGGACCACGGCATATCTGACGGCCCTATAAAAGGTCTTACCAATATTGCGGATTCCATCAATAAAGTTGCCGATGGTGGAGCAAATGCGGTCCTCATGCAGAAAGGCATGATAAAGCACGGACACCGTGGATACGGCCATGATGTAGGGTTGATAGTACATATGAGTGCATCTACAGCACTGGGACCTGATCCAAACAACAAAGTACAAGTCTGCAGCGTGGAAGAGGTAATGAAAATGGGAGCTGATGCAGTATCCATACACGTGAATGTAGGTTCTGAGACAGAAGCTGACCAGCTCCAGAAATTAGGTAAAGTAGCTGAAGACTGCAATAATTGGGGTATACCTTTGCTTGCTATGATGTACCCCAGAGGCAAAAAGGTCACAAATCCGCATGATCCTGTGATGGTGGCACATGCTGCAAGAGTAGGAGCTGAACTTGGAGCTGACGTGGTCAAAACAGTATATACCGGAGACGTAGATTCTTTTAGAGATGTGGTAAAAGGATGCCCTGTGCCAGTGGTTATTGCAGGGGGTCCAAAGACAGAGACCGATGAGCAATTCCTAGAAATGATAAAGGGGGCTATTGAAGCTGGTGGCAGAGGTGTGGCCATTGGCAGAAATGTGTTCCAGCATGAAAATCCCACAAAAATTACAAGAGCAATAACAGAGATAGTGCATAAGAATCATACTGTCGAAGAAGCTCTTGAATTACTTAAGTAA
- a CDS encoding 3-dehydroquinate synthase II, with translation MNIKSIWIKADEGRWDDRKGRITTGLESGVDYVLVDANDVEKVRELGDIKVAAFAHDDKSAADIVVIGKGSEGDGTKPLPPDFSGSFDIITATRLKGKGLKVAGYVVIRNKQYEEFAAELAGVCDYIITVGTDWKVIPLENLIAGLHDKDVQIISGVRTSEEAKLSLETMEHGSDGVLLDTDDPNEIKKTVAVSERSGIDNLNLETAVITKVEQVGMGDRVCVDTCNLMTSGEGMLVGSQSCGLFLVNSEADDSPYVASRPFRVNAGAVHAYVLVGEKTKYLCELEAGDEVAIVNEAGEQRKGIVGRVKIERRPLMLVEADLKGKIVKTILQNAETIKLVTKGGKPVAVTDLQPGDEVLVKFEDTGRHFGMKVEETIIEK, from the coding sequence ATGAACATTAAAAGTATATGGATAAAAGCCGATGAAGGCAGGTGGGATGACAGGAAGGGCAGGATCACCACTGGATTGGAATCAGGCGTGGATTACGTACTGGTAGATGCCAATGATGTCGAAAAGGTAAGAGAACTGGGCGATATAAAAGTCGCTGCATTTGCTCATGATGACAAATCTGCTGCTGATATAGTAGTAATCGGCAAAGGAAGCGAAGGCGACGGCACAAAACCATTGCCCCCTGACTTTAGTGGATCTTTCGATATAATAACAGCCACTCGCCTTAAAGGTAAGGGTCTGAAGGTAGCCGGGTATGTGGTCATCCGCAACAAACAATATGAAGAGTTTGCAGCAGAACTGGCTGGAGTCTGTGACTATATCATCACCGTTGGCACTGACTGGAAAGTAATTCCTCTGGAAAACCTCATTGCAGGATTACATGACAAGGATGTACAGATCATATCCGGGGTTAGGACTTCCGAAGAAGCGAAACTCTCCCTTGAGACAATGGAACATGGATCAGATGGAGTGTTATTGGATACTGATGACCCAAATGAGATAAAGAAGACAGTAGCTGTATCAGAAAGATCAGGTATCGATAATCTCAATCTGGAAACTGCGGTTATCACTAAAGTAGAGCAAGTAGGCATGGGCGACAGAGTATGCGTGGATACATGCAACCTCATGACAAGCGGAGAGGGTATGCTTGTAGGCTCACAATCTTGCGGACTTTTCCTTGTGAATTCAGAAGCAGATGATAGCCCATATGTTGCATCTCGGCCTTTCAGAGTAAATGCCGGTGCAGTACATGCTTATGTGCTGGTGGGCGAGAAGACGAAATACCTCTGTGAATTGGAAGCAGGTGACGAAGTAGCTATTGTCAATGAAGCCGGTGAGCAAAGAAAAGGTATTGTGGGCAGAGTTAAGATCGAAAGAAGACCACTTATGCTTGTAGAGGCTGATCTTAAAGGAAAAATTGTTAAGACTATCCTGCAGAACGCAGAGACCATCAAGCTTGTGACAAAAGGTGGAAAGCCTGTTGCTGTCACCGATCTTCAACCGGGGGATGAGGTTCTTGTGAAGTTTGAAGATACTGGCCGGCACTTTGGAATGAAAGTAGAAGAAACTATCATTGAAAAGTAA
- the aroD gene encoding type I 3-dehydroquinate dehydratase gives MVKIGDFDLSKGAAVVAVISDSPMEQARAAHLQGADILEIRLDLIGIEDTKSTLELLAALKAEVNIPRIATNRLPNDGGKWNGTEEDRVQILLDVLSSVDAVDVELAAPVASMEKIITFAHELGKTIIVSHHDFTKTPPIENMENLLEMAWKCGGDIAKFAAKANSPADTINLLRVTHEATKPVCMISMGDIGKHTRVIAPFYGSVLTYGAVGEAVAPGQLSIAELKRTMRALL, from the coding sequence ATGGTAAAGATAGGCGACTTTGACCTCTCAAAGGGAGCTGCAGTTGTGGCTGTAATAAGCGACTCCCCCATGGAACAGGCCAGAGCAGCTCACTTGCAAGGGGCAGACATACTGGAGATCAGACTTGACCTGATTGGAATAGAGGACACAAAGTCAACTTTGGAACTGCTTGCAGCCTTGAAGGCAGAGGTAAACATTCCACGTATTGCAACCAATAGGTTACCAAATGATGGAGGCAAATGGAATGGAACAGAAGAAGACAGAGTACAGATTCTCCTAGATGTGCTGTCATCTGTGGATGCAGTAGATGTGGAACTGGCTGCACCTGTTGCTTCCATGGAAAAAATAATAACCTTTGCACATGAGCTGGGCAAGACAATAATAGTCTCACACCATGATTTTACCAAAACTCCCCCCATAGAAAATATGGAGAATCTTCTCGAAATGGCATGGAAATGCGGAGGCGATATAGCTAAATTTGCTGCGAAGGCAAATTCGCCTGCCGACACTATCAACCTGCTGCGAGTCACTCATGAAGCTACCAAACCCGTATGTATGATATCTATGGGCGATATTGGAAAACACACGCGTGTAATAGCACCATTCTATGGTTCAGTGCTGACGTATGGTGCTGTGGGTGAAGCAGTGGCTCCGGGACAGTTGAGTATAGCTGAACTGAAGAGAACAATGAGGGCGCTGTTATGA
- the aroE gene encoding shikimate dehydrogenase, translated as MKKVFAVFGDPIEHSLSPVMHNAAFKVLGMDCTYHAFKVSKENLKDAIIGANAMGLGGLNLTVPLKEEALKIVEPHALAAAMGAVNTVDFKEGIRGYNTDGIGAERALIEAGVKIEGAKVLIVGAGGAARGICFQLASDGAEVISANRTPERAIQLAEDVAVVGNVKGCGLERLDDLIANADVLINCTTLGMHPHVESTIAVAEQMHEDLVVFDIVYNPLKTKLLTEAEKAGAKTVSGVMMLVYQGAEAFRIWTGVEPPIEVMKEAVMGALRT; from the coding sequence ATGAAAAAAGTATTTGCCGTATTTGGAGATCCCATAGAACACTCATTATCACCCGTGATGCATAATGCGGCATTCAAAGTTTTGGGAATGGACTGTACCTACCATGCCTTCAAAGTGAGCAAGGAAAACCTTAAAGATGCTATTATTGGAGCAAATGCTATGGGACTCGGTGGCTTGAACCTTACTGTGCCCCTGAAAGAAGAGGCTTTGAAGATAGTAGAACCACATGCTCTGGCAGCAGCCATGGGAGCAGTCAATACTGTAGACTTCAAAGAAGGCATAAGAGGATACAATACAGATGGAATTGGGGCAGAGAGGGCACTTATTGAAGCTGGTGTTAAAATCGAGGGAGCAAAGGTACTGATAGTAGGTGCCGGAGGAGCTGCCCGTGGAATATGTTTCCAGCTTGCAAGCGACGGGGCAGAAGTGATCAGTGCCAACCGCACGCCTGAAAGAGCGATACAGCTTGCAGAGGATGTAGCCGTTGTGGGAAATGTAAAAGGATGTGGACTTGAAAGGCTTGACGACCTTATTGCAAATGCAGACGTGTTGATCAACTGTACAACCCTGGGTATGCATCCGCATGTTGAGAGCACTATAGCTGTGGCAGAACAGATGCATGAAGATCTTGTGGTTTTTGATATTGTATACAATCCATTGAAGACTAAGCTTCTTACCGAAGCAGAAAAAGCCGGAGCAAAAACAGTGTCCGGTGTCATGATGCTGGTATATCAAGGTGCAGAAGCTTTCAGGATATGGACAGGTGTGGAGCCTCCCATCGAAGTGATGAAAGAAGCTGTGATGGGAGCGTTGAGAACTTGA
- a CDS encoding prephenate dehydrogenase: MDRCGASHRSDERSCDGSVENLKMLIVGGTGEMGQWFSTFFKERGFDVTIWGKSGKTEVAERLGIRFAHNLQAEVAESDVVIISVPIDITEQVIAEVAPLMKKGSLLMDLTSLKTGPTRAMQKYAPDGVEILGTHPMFGPTIPSLHGQRFILTPINERCQKWFPVIRGMLEENGAHIVIVEPEEHDRFVSVVQGLTHFAYITIGTTLTKLDFNVKESRRFMSPVYDIMLDFVGRILGQNPYLYAMIQMENPEVIKVHEVFLKECHHTSEMVRKHDIQGFITKMRDAAIHFGDTSPALRRSDKLINFKISEYDHLLVSVGEERGLLHVYTGKIHIGKVWKVTPAEVLLAEGTKTVSLKIENIQLLSAQELKEWKINNLAHHRRDISVIVPENSNPEIILEVLSGNENIVKSEIIDTYILEEKKSVTYRISILADKEPDNVQNDVEKVLCGIGCRLRT; the protein is encoded by the coding sequence ATGGACAGGTGTGGAGCCTCCCATCGAAGTGATGAAAGAAGCTGTGATGGGAGCGTTGAGAACTTGAAAATGCTCATAGTGGGCGGTACAGGTGAAATGGGACAATGGTTTTCCACCTTTTTTAAGGAAAGAGGTTTCGATGTCACCATCTGGGGAAAAAGCGGAAAGACAGAAGTAGCTGAAAGGCTGGGCATTAGGTTTGCCCACAACTTGCAAGCAGAAGTAGCTGAAAGTGACGTAGTAATAATTTCCGTACCAATAGACATCACAGAGCAGGTTATTGCAGAGGTTGCACCTCTTATGAAGAAAGGTAGCCTACTTATGGACCTAACTTCCCTAAAAACCGGACCTACTCGCGCTATGCAGAAATATGCTCCAGATGGCGTGGAAATTCTAGGCACTCACCCCATGTTCGGACCCACTATACCAAGCCTGCATGGGCAGAGGTTTATCCTGACGCCCATAAATGAAAGATGTCAAAAATGGTTCCCTGTTATCAGAGGGATGCTAGAAGAAAACGGGGCACACATAGTGATCGTTGAGCCTGAAGAACACGATAGATTTGTTTCCGTAGTCCAGGGACTTACTCATTTTGCGTATATAACTATAGGGACTACTTTGACTAAGCTTGATTTCAATGTAAAGGAATCTCGTAGGTTCATGAGTCCCGTATATGACATAATGCTGGATTTTGTGGGTAGGATATTAGGCCAGAACCCTTACCTCTATGCTATGATACAAATGGAGAACCCGGAAGTCATCAAAGTACATGAGGTTTTCCTTAAGGAATGTCATCATACTTCGGAAATGGTAAGAAAGCATGATATTCAGGGATTTATTACAAAAATGAGGGATGCAGCCATACACTTTGGGGATACATCACCTGCTCTTAGGCGTTCAGATAAGCTAATCAATTTCAAGATATCCGAATACGACCACCTGCTAGTATCAGTGGGAGAAGAACGCGGGCTATTGCATGTGTATACTGGAAAGATACATATTGGCAAAGTATGGAAGGTTACACCCGCAGAGGTCTTGCTTGCAGAAGGAACAAAAACAGTATCATTAAAAATAGAAAACATACAACTACTTTCAGCACAGGAGCTGAAAGAGTGGAAAATAAATAATCTTGCACATCACAGAAGAGATATATCTGTTATAGTTCCTGAAAATTCAAATCCTGAAATTATATTAGAAGTCCTCTCAGGTAATGAGAATATAGTGAAATCTGAAATAATTGACACATATATTCTTGAAGAAAAAAAGAGTGTAACTTACCGCATCAGCATATTAGCAGACAAGGAGCCTGATAATGTGCAGAATGATGTTGAAAAAGTCCTTTGTGGAATTGGATGCAGATTAAGAACTTAA
- the tpiA gene encoding triose-phosphate isomerase, with product MSSIMIVLNLKTYLEGTGENSVKIAQACKDVADDSGIDITVAPQLCDIYRVASQVDIPVYSQHLDSVGAGSFTGHAFSRCIKDAGAVGTLINHSERRLTLAGIDASVQVAKKVGLTTIVCTNNVATSAAAAALSPDYVAVEPPELIGSGIPVSKADPAVVTGSVEAIMKVNPAVKVLCGAGISKGEDLAAALELGSVGVLLASGIVKAPNPKAALEDLVSKV from the coding sequence ATTAGCTCAATTATGATAGTGTTGAACCTAAAGACATATCTTGAAGGCACAGGAGAAAACTCAGTAAAGATCGCACAGGCATGTAAAGATGTTGCAGACGATTCGGGAATTGACATTACTGTCGCCCCACAGTTATGTGATATCTATCGTGTTGCTTCCCAAGTGGATATACCTGTATATTCACAGCACCTTGACAGTGTTGGTGCAGGCAGCTTTACAGGTCATGCTTTCTCCAGATGTATCAAGGATGCTGGTGCCGTCGGCACTCTCATAAACCACTCCGAAAGGCGGCTTACGCTTGCCGGGATAGATGCATCAGTGCAGGTTGCAAAGAAAGTAGGTCTTACTACCATTGTATGTACAAACAACGTGGCGACTTCTGCAGCTGCAGCAGCCCTGTCTCCGGATTACGTTGCTGTAGAACCTCCGGAGCTTATAGGTTCAGGTATTCCGGTATCCAAAGCTGATCCAGCTGTTGTTACAGGTTCTGTGGAAGCGATCATGAAGGTTAATCCTGCAGTAAAAGTGCTCTGTGGAGCTGGCATTTCCAAAGGTGAAGACCTTGCAGCAGCCTTGGAACTTGGTTCAGTGGGTGTGCTGCTGGCTTCTGGCATAGTCAAAGCTCCAAATCCGAAGGCAGCTCTTGAAGATCTCGTTAGCAAAGTTTGA
- a CDS encoding bifunctional 5,6,7,8-tetrahydromethanopterin hydro-lyase/3-hexulose-6-phosphate synthase produces MLLVGEALIGEEPELAHVDLIIGDKNGPVGLAFANGLTQLSAGHTPLLSVIRPNLPAKPSTLIVPKVTVKNMGQAAQIFGPAQAAVAKAVADAVEEGVISKDKVEDLVIVASVFIHPEAKDYNRIYRYNYGATKLALKRAMEGFPSVETVMKEKDRAAHGIMGFKVTRLWDAPYLQVALDNPNIAAIRSIVAQIPKSDHVILEAGTPLIKRYGVDVISQLREIRPDAFIVADLKTLDTGNLEARMVADATADAIVISALAPISTLQKAVEEAHKTGIYAVMDTLNCQDPVAVLAELKKVGSLPDVVELHRGIDIEGTEHAWGSIADIKAFSTESHKVLVAVAGGIRIDTMPLALKAGADILVVGRAITNAKDVRQVAEKFIEGMNKPEIDQFRVMTDF; encoded by the coding sequence ATGTTACTAGTCGGCGAAGCACTCATTGGCGAGGAACCAGAACTCGCACACGTAGATCTTATCATTGGTGACAAGAATGGTCCTGTAGGACTTGCCTTTGCAAATGGCCTTACCCAGCTGTCGGCTGGGCACACCCCTCTCTTGTCAGTTATCCGTCCAAATCTTCCAGCTAAACCTTCCACGCTGATCGTCCCTAAAGTTACTGTAAAGAACATGGGACAGGCAGCCCAGATTTTTGGTCCTGCACAGGCAGCAGTGGCAAAGGCCGTTGCAGATGCCGTTGAAGAAGGCGTTATCAGCAAGGATAAAGTGGAAGACCTTGTTATCGTAGCCAGCGTTTTCATACATCCTGAAGCAAAAGATTACAACAGGATTTACAGGTACAATTACGGTGCCACCAAGCTGGCTCTCAAGAGGGCTATGGAAGGCTTCCCAAGTGTTGAAACTGTTATGAAAGAGAAAGACAGAGCTGCTCATGGTATCATGGGATTCAAGGTCACCAGACTATGGGATGCACCATACCTGCAGGTTGCTCTTGATAACCCCAACATCGCAGCTATCCGCAGTATCGTCGCCCAGATTCCTAAGAGCGACCACGTGATACTCGAAGCCGGTACACCGCTCATAAAACGCTACGGTGTAGATGTCATTTCCCAGTTGCGTGAGATCAGGCCTGATGCATTTATAGTTGCAGATCTCAAGACCCTGGACACAGGTAACCTCGAGGCTCGCATGGTTGCAGATGCAACAGCAGATGCTATTGTGATCTCGGCCCTTGCACCTATATCAACTCTCCAGAAGGCCGTTGAAGAAGCGCACAAGACTGGAATATATGCTGTGATGGACACCCTCAACTGTCAGGATCCTGTTGCAGTTCTTGCAGAGCTCAAGAAGGTGGGCTCATTGCCAGATGTTGTGGAACTGCACCGCGGTATTGATATCGAGGGAACAGAACACGCATGGGGCAGCATTGCTGATATTAAGGCATTTTCTACCGAGTCCCATAAGGTTCTGGTGGCAGTGGCAGGCGGCATACGCATAGACACAATGCCATTGGCCTTGAAAGCAGGAGCAGACATTCTTGTGGTCGGTCGTGCAATAACCAACGCTAAGGATGTAAGGCAGGTAGCAGAGAAATTCATAGAAGGCATGAACAAGCCAGAGATCGACCAATTCAGGGTCATGACTGATTTCTAA
- the thiC gene encoding phosphomethylpyrimidine synthase ThiC, with translation MKATQIDHALEGTLTPEMELISKIEKMDEETVISRVLDGSLVIMKRDNGRCIAIGRGATTKVNVNLGTSSDTIHPGEEIEKAHIAEKYGADTITDLSMGGDISAIRQSIFENTSLPITTVPIYQAVVEKGLMDMTADDILSYLRTQVDEGVSSVVLHCVQKKMLERIKGAGRVMGMVSKGGSFTSVFMLSNKCENPFLEHFDEVMGILRKKDVVLSLGNTMRSGCIHDLWDEAHKMEAESNAQLAHEAHEYGVQVIIEGMGGHIPANNIPGRVQFYKSLSNYPLFVAGPLPTDIAVGYDHIAGAVGASMASGAGADYLCYITPAEHLSLPSPEQVREGLLAFKIASHIGDSIKYGISGKDLELARKRVMFDWEGLMEYALDPDKPRTMCPDNPGPCTMCGKYCAISIMSNYLAEDN, from the coding sequence ATGAAAGCTACTCAGATTGATCATGCACTTGAAGGTACACTGACCCCTGAAATGGAGTTAATTTCTAAAATCGAGAAAATGGATGAAGAAACTGTCATTTCTAGGGTTTTGGATGGCAGCCTCGTCATCATGAAGAGGGACAATGGTCGCTGTATTGCCATAGGCAGGGGAGCGACAACTAAGGTAAATGTGAACCTCGGCACGTCTTCTGACACCATCCATCCGGGCGAAGAGATAGAAAAAGCACATATTGCAGAAAAATATGGTGCAGATACGATAACCGATCTCTCCATGGGCGGCGATATCTCTGCTATCCGCCAGTCCATCTTTGAAAACACTTCCCTGCCGATAACTACAGTTCCTATCTATCAGGCTGTTGTGGAAAAAGGTTTGATGGATATGACTGCAGATGACATTCTTTCTTACCTGAGGACTCAAGTGGATGAAGGTGTGAGTTCTGTTGTGCTACACTGCGTGCAGAAAAAGATGCTTGAAAGGATCAAAGGCGCAGGCAGGGTCATGGGTATGGTCTCAAAGGGCGGATCGTTCACAAGCGTCTTCATGTTGTCCAATAAATGTGAAAATCCCTTCCTTGAACATTTTGACGAGGTCATGGGGATTCTCAGGAAAAAAGATGTTGTGCTATCTCTGGGGAACACCATGCGCAGTGGTTGCATCCATGATCTGTGGGACGAAGCCCATAAAATGGAAGCTGAGAGCAATGCTCAGCTTGCACATGAGGCGCATGAGTATGGGGTGCAGGTCATCATAGAAGGCATGGGCGGGCATATACCGGCAAATAACATTCCGGGGAGAGTTCAGTTCTATAAATCTCTTTCAAATTATCCTCTGTTCGTTGCAGGTCCACTACCAACGGATATTGCCGTAGGGTATGATCATATTGCAGGGGCTGTCGGAGCAAGCATGGCAAGCGGTGCAGGTGCCGATTACCTGTGTTATATAACCCCGGCTGAACATCTGTCCCTTCCCTCGCCGGAACAGGTAAGAGAAGGTCTGCTCGCCTTCAAGATAGCATCTCATATAGGCGATTCCATAAAGTACGGGATCAGTGGGAAGGATCTGGAACTTGCCCGAAAACGTGTGATGTTTGACTGGGAAGGCCTGATGGAATATGCGCTTGACCCCGATAAACCCAGGACAATGTGTCCGGATAATCCAGGTCCGTGTACAATGTGCGGGAAATACTGTGCTATCAGTATCATGAGCAATTATCTGGCAGAGGATAATTGA
- the nth gene encoding endonuclease III has product MLASEVISRLRERYTLGFFELINDPFYVLISTVLSQRTRDDVTIPTTEKLFQVYDSPKTMSEADPGDIEKLIKDVGFYRVKSQRIVEISRILLEEYGGKVPDNIDDLLKLPGVGRKTANCVLTYAFRKDAIAVDTHVHRISNRLGLVTTKTPEETEVELELVVPRELWQFVNELLVRFGQDVCRPVSPKCDVCVLEDLCSFRVICVD; this is encoded by the coding sequence ATGCTTGCGTCTGAAGTCATATCGCGCTTGAGGGAAAGATACACTCTGGGCTTTTTCGAACTCATTAATGATCCCTTCTATGTGTTGATATCCACAGTGCTATCACAACGTACCCGGGACGACGTTACTATTCCTACCACTGAGAAACTCTTCCAGGTATACGATTCTCCGAAAACTATGTCAGAAGCAGACCCAGGGGACATCGAAAAATTGATCAAGGACGTTGGGTTTTACAGGGTTAAATCTCAGCGTATCGTAGAGATATCTAGGATACTTCTTGAGGAGTATGGGGGCAAAGTGCCGGATAATATCGATGATCTTCTCAAATTACCGGGGGTGGGCAGAAAAACCGCTAACTGTGTACTTACATATGCCTTTCGCAAGGATGCTATTGCAGTAGACACTCATGTGCACAGGATATCTAATCGTCTTGGTCTGGTCACAACCAAAACTCCAGAGGAAACCGAAGTTGAACTTGAGCTTGTGGTTCCTAGAGAACTGTGGCAGTTTGTTAATGAACTGCTTGTGAGGTTCGGCCAGGATGTATGTCGGCCTGTATCTCCTAAATGTGATGTTTGCGTTCTGGAAGATCTTTGTTCTTTTAGAGTGATATGTGTGGACTGA
- a CDS encoding YqaA family protein, protein MNGVLDLAVYGYTGLFLASFLASTVLPFGSEALLLLLISKGFDPMSLVIIASVGNYCGACTTYYIGLVGRKDLVEKYLSIPQQRLNNAEKWFKKYGAYSLLFTWIPIIGDAITAMGGIMKLDFKTFSIFVFLGKFLRYLIVAYMFLGIF, encoded by the coding sequence ATGAATGGAGTTTTAGATCTTGCTGTTTATGGATATACCGGACTGTTCCTCGCAAGCTTTCTTGCTTCAACGGTACTACCATTTGGTTCTGAAGCATTGCTGCTATTGCTTATAAGTAAAGGATTTGATCCAATGTCATTGGTCATAATAGCATCTGTAGGAAACTATTGTGGAGCATGCACAACCTATTACATTGGACTTGTAGGACGCAAGGATCTTGTTGAAAAATACCTGTCAATTCCTCAACAGCGTTTGAACAATGCCGAAAAATGGTTTAAAAAATATGGTGCCTATTCATTGCTCTTCACCTGGATTCCCATTATAGGTGATGCCATCACAGCCATGGGTGGCATAATGAAACTCGACTTTAAGACATTCTCAATTTTTGTGTTTCTGGGAAAGTTTCTGAGGTATCTTATAGTTGCATACATGTTTTTGGGCATATTTTGA